A single region of the Manihot esculenta cultivar AM560-2 chromosome 12, M.esculenta_v8, whole genome shotgun sequence genome encodes:
- the LOC110627951 gene encoding uncharacterized protein LOC110627951 isoform X1 — translation MALGFQQQDSMTTRNRSANKTIEFANHERVEVRSLEEGFKGSWHPGTVIDHFKHDWDIKYAVKYDSILVDDGLDHLIDHVHVSQLRDENDSATINMCDYRGRIRPFPPPFQFGKWDLHYGICVDVCYSEGWWEGVVFDHEDGLEERKIFFPDLGDEMISHIDQIRITQDWSEVAGTWKNRGTWLFLEVVEEIEQENYIPISIKQLWYDLREKDNFHKLAEWTSSDKDLWKNLVLEAIDDNLKVAMDHLFQVIGLPEGALGLLESAKSLNNCLNTSVLTESNITSHEEAASVIPQVSLVLPSDWEENFSANTIIEEDFSSPNANKINRSSKCRRWLPAGIDLVPGAEFCPNAIIEYANMWGKRHRSVDLLVEVRKHLAYLKWKIEYCRERMIRLRYISPNGKVYYSLHEVCLNLTKSHADILSSMSQAEGTNLSCPANSPSVFSAQPTVSQDTIVSSQSDVVAMEPEYCPEAAVNWYRFGCELRFRSKMKREDIEQMTMKAKKHLLALGWSFRYRIRNGKRELQYCSPGGKCYNSLRTACMGSINERDPRICDSASTHFERKTVSKIAEGQSTSEKIPTALNKMPFQDIENCSSMTSCMSKLRKIEKKGKEKSYPACYLHQQKANADDQDFLLEMREGRKTRPLIKLKNTKRGTCPTHVFRSSKRVQHIVAPNPSHQKPRTILSWLIDNNVVLPRAKVYNYTAKGRHPITGRINRDGIKCNCCGEVYGLNNFAFHVSGKYCRPAISLFLEDGRSLLDCQMQIMHRNMQNFAAETLEIFKDNCHQSENDHICSVCHYGGELILCDQCPSSFHKSCLGMEAVPDGDWFCPSCCCKICGQNKLKRDTEHILDDDMVLCCNQCECKYHVGCLTIRKEDGWGYFPKQNWFCSKSCEVIFFGLRELLGKPIPVGSNNLTWTLLKFTQSDSQKLNCHDIEALTEIYSKLSVALDVMHECFEPVEEPLTKRDILRDVIFSKESKLNRLNFRGFYTVLLQKDDEFITVATVRIYGENVAEIPLVGTRFQYRRLGMCRILMNVLEKKLEELGVQRLILPAVSSVLKTWTGSFGFSKMTNSERLQFVAYTFLDFQDTVMCYKQLMKIPSVESLPSTVKPRLPDAATGSGGIVNQGQADVPESNNCSCSDEPMHSVKPVDSECEPFTGAVNVKSSVEDSTLNKEKRDNSNGGSNTFDINGSLKCYRRRTLM, via the exons ATGGCATTGGGGTTTCAACAACAAGACTCTATGACAACAAGAAACCGCAGTGCAAATAAAACAATTGAGTTTGCTAATCATGAAAGAGTAGAG GTAAGGAGTCTGGAAGAAGGGTTTAAAGGTTCATGGCACCCAGGAACTGTTATTGATCATTTTAAACATGATTGGGATATCAAATATGCTGTCAAATACGATAGTATACTTGTGGATGATGGGCTTGACCATCTTATTGATCATGTGCATGTTTCACAGCTTCGGGATGAGAATGATAGTGCCACCATCAACATGTGTGATTATCGTGGACGCATTAGGCCGTTCCCACCCCCATTTCAGTTTGGCAAATGGGATCTCCATTATGGGATTTGTGTGGATGTCTGTTATAGTGAAGGTTGGTGGGAAGGTGTGGTTTTTGATCATGAAGATGGTTTAGAGGAGAGGAAGATTTTTTTCCCAGATTTGGGTGATGAAATGATCTCACATATTGATCAAATAAGGATTACCCAGGACTGGAGTGAGGTCGCAGGGACTTGGAAGAATCGTGGGACATGGTTGTTTCTTGAGGTGGTTGAGGAAATTGAGCAAGAAAATTATATTCCAATTTCCATAAAGCAACTTTGGTATGATTTGCGAGAGAAAGACAATTTTCATAAGCTTGCCGAGTGGACTTCTTCTGATAAAGATTTATGGAAAAATTTGGTGTTAGAGGCAATTGATGATAACCTCAAAGTTGCTATGGATCATCTTTTCCAGGTAATAGGCCTTCCAGAAGGTGCATTGGGGCTGTTGGAGTCGGCAAAATCCTTGAATAATTGTTTAAATACGAGTGTTTTGACTGAGTCAAACATAACCTCCCATGAAGAAGCAGCATCTGTGATACCTCAGGTTTCATTGGTTTTGCCTTCTGATTGGGAGGAAAATTTTTCTGCTAACACAATCATTGAGGAAGATTTTTCCAGTCCCAATGCCAATAAAATTAACAGAAGTTCAAAATGCAGAAGATGGCTACCTGCTGGCATAGACCTTGTTCCTGGAGCTGAATTTTGCCCAAATGCAATTATAGAATATGCAAATATGTGGGGAAAAAGGCATCGAAGTGTAGATCTCCTTGTTGAAGTTCGTAAGCATCTTGCATATCTGAAGTGGAAAATTGAGTACTGCAGAGAAAGAATGATAAGACTTCGTTACATCTCACCTAATGGGAAGGTGTACTACTCTCTTCATGAAGTCtgtttaaatttaacaaaatctcATGCAGATATTCTTTCCTCAATGTCCCAAGCTGAGGGTACTAATCTTAGTTGCCCTGCTAATTCGCCTTCTGTTTTCAGTGCACAACCAACTGTGAGTCAGGATACTATTGTTTCTTCTCAGTCTGATGTAGTTGCTATGGAGCCTGAATATTGCCCTGAAGCAGCTGTGAACTGGTATAGATTTGGATGTGAGTTGAGATTTAGAAgcaagatgaagagagaagataTAGAACAAATGACCATGAAAGCAAAGAAGCATCTCTTAGCTTTGGGATGGAGTTTTCGGTATAGAATCCGCAATGGCAAGCGGGAGTTGCAATATTGTTCACCAGGAGGGAAATGCTATAATTCACTTCGAACAGCTTGCATGGGTTCTATAAATGAAAGAGATCCCAGGATTTGTGATTCTGCTAGTACACATTTTGAAAGGAAAACTGTCAGCAAGATAGCAGAGGGACAGTCAACCAGTGAGAAAATACCTACTGCATTGAATAAAATGCCGTTCCAGGATATTGAAAATTGTTCTTCTATGACATCTTGTATGTCAAAGTTAAGAAAAATcgaaaagaaaggaaaggaaaagtcATATCCTGCATGTTACTTGCATCAACAAAAAGCTAATGCAGATgatcaggacttcctcttagaGATGAGGGAAGGAAGGAAAACCAGACCTttgatcaaattaaaaaatactaaaagAGGTACTTGTCCTACTCATGTGTTCCGATCAAGCAAAAGGGTGCAGCACATTGTGGCTCCTAATCCCTCACATCAGAAGCCTCGGACCATCCTGTCTTGGTTGATAGATAATAATGTTGTTTTGCCGAGGGCAAAAGTGTATAACTATACTGCAAAGGGCAGGCATCCAATTACAGGTCGTATAAATCGTGATGGAATCAAGTGCAATTGTTGTGGGGAGGTTTATGGTCTAAATAACTTTGCATTTCATGTAAGTGGCAAGTACTGCAGACCAGCTATCAGCCTCTTTCTGGAAGATGGAAGGTCTCTATTAGATTGCCAGATGCAAATAATGCATCGTAACATGCAAAATTTTGCAGCAGAAACACTTGAAATATTCAAGGACAATTGTCATCAAAGTGAGAATGATCACATATGTTCTGTTTGTCATTATGGTGGTGAACTAATTTTATGTGATCAGTGTCCTTCCTCCTTCCATAAAAGTTGCCTTGGTATGGAG GCTGTTCCAGATGGAGATTGGTTCTGCCCATCGTGCTGTTGCAAAATTTGTGgccaaaataaactgaaaagagACACTGAACATATTTTGGATGATGATATGGTTCTTTGTTGTAATCAATGCGAGTGTAAAT ATCATGTTGGATGCCTAACGATTAGAAAGGAAGATGGCTGGGGATACTTCCCAAAACAAAATTGGTTTTGCAGTAAAAGTTGTGAAGTG ATTTTCTTCGGCCTACGTGAGCTTCTAGGAAAGCCAATTCCAGTGGGTTCAAACAATCTTACTTGGACATTGTTAAAATTCACCCAATCTGATAGTCAGAAACTCAATTGTCATGATATTGAGGCCCTGACAGAGATCTACAGCAAGCTTAGTGTTGCACTTGATGTGatgcatgaatgttttgagccTGTTGAAGAACCTCTCACCAAGAGAGATATTCTTCGAGATGTTATTTTCAGCAAGGA GTCAAAACTCAACCGTCTTAACTTTCGAGGATTCTATACAGTACTTCTGCAAAAGGATGATGAGTTTATTACAGTGGCCACTGTAAG GATCTATGGAGAAAATGTGGCAGAAATACCACTTGTTGGTACCAGATTTCAGTATCGTCGACTTGGAATGTGTCGCATTCTAATGAATGTGCTGGAAAAG AAACTCGAGGAATTAGGAGTCCAGAGACTCATTTTGCCTGCTGTTTCTAGCGTGTTAAAGACATGGACCGGTTCATTTGGGTTTTCGAAAATGACAAACTCTGAGAGATTACAATTTGTGGCTTACACTTTCTTGGATTTCCAGGATACTGTAATGTGCTACAAGCAATTAATGAAGATACCTTCTGTTGAATCACTGCCATCAA CAGTCAAACCCAGATTACCTGATGCTGCTACCGGAAGTGGTGGAATTGTCAACCAAGGACAAGCAGA TGTTCCTGAGAGCAATAACTGTAGCTGCAGTGATGAGCCTATGCATTCG GTGAAACCAGTTGATTCAGAATGTGAACCGTTCACCGGGGCTGTCAATGTGAAAAGCTCAGTTGAGGATTCAACTTTGAATAAGGAGAAAAGGGACAACAGCAACGGTGGTTCAAACACATTTGACATTAATGGGAGTTTGAAGTGCTACAGACGGAGGACATTAATGTGA
- the LOC110627951 gene encoding uncharacterized protein LOC110627951 isoform X2 — protein MALGFQQQDSMTTRNRSANKTIEFANHERVEVRSLEEGFKGSWHPGTVIDHFKHDWDIKYAVKYDSILVDDGLDHLIDHVHVSQLRDENDSATINMCDYRGRIRPFPPPFQFGKWDLHYGICVDVCYSEGWWEGVVFDHEDGLEERKIFFPDLGDEMISHIDQIRITQDWSEVAGTWKNRGTWLFLEVVEEIEQENYIPISIKQLWYDLREKDNFHKLAEWTSSDKDLWKNLVLEAIDDNLKVAMDHLFQVIGLPEGALGLLESAKSLNNCLNTSVLTESNITSHEEAASVIPQVSLVLPSDWEENFSANTIIEEDFSSPNANKINRSSKCRRWLPAGIDLVPGAEFCPNAIIEYANMWGKRHRSVDLLVEVRKHLAYLKWKIEYCRERMIRLRYISPNGKVYYSLHEVCLNLTKSHADILSSMSQAEGTNLSCPANSPSVFSAQPTVSQDTIVSSQSDVVAMEPEYCPEAAVNWYRFGCELRFRSKMKREDIEQMTMKAKKHLLALGWSFRYRIRNGKRELQYCSPGGKCYNSLRTACMGSINERDPRICDSASTHFERKTVSKIAEGQSTSEKIPTALNKMPFQDIENCSSMTSCMSKLRKIEKKGKEKSYPACYLHQQKANADDQDFLLEMREGRKTRPLIKLKNTKRGTCPTHVFRSSKRVQHIVAPNPSHQKPRTILSWLIDNNVVLPRAKVYNYTAKGRHPITGRINRDGIKCNCCGEVYGLNNFAFHVSGKYCRPAISLFLEDGRSLLDCQMQIMHRNMQNFAAETLEIFKDNCHQSENDHICSVCHYGGELILCDQCPSSFHKSCLGMEAVPDGDWFCPSCCCKICGQNKLKRDTEHILDDDMVLCCNQCECKYHVGCLTIRKEDGWGYFPKQNWFCSKSCEVIFFGLRELLGKPIPVGSNNLTWTLLKFTQSDSQKLNCHDIEALTEIYSKLSVALDVMHECFEPVEEPLTKRDILRDVIFSKESKLNRLNFRGFYTVLLQKDDEFITVATVSGGGGRESYALSCYPLHFVIVRKA, from the exons ATGGCATTGGGGTTTCAACAACAAGACTCTATGACAACAAGAAACCGCAGTGCAAATAAAACAATTGAGTTTGCTAATCATGAAAGAGTAGAG GTAAGGAGTCTGGAAGAAGGGTTTAAAGGTTCATGGCACCCAGGAACTGTTATTGATCATTTTAAACATGATTGGGATATCAAATATGCTGTCAAATACGATAGTATACTTGTGGATGATGGGCTTGACCATCTTATTGATCATGTGCATGTTTCACAGCTTCGGGATGAGAATGATAGTGCCACCATCAACATGTGTGATTATCGTGGACGCATTAGGCCGTTCCCACCCCCATTTCAGTTTGGCAAATGGGATCTCCATTATGGGATTTGTGTGGATGTCTGTTATAGTGAAGGTTGGTGGGAAGGTGTGGTTTTTGATCATGAAGATGGTTTAGAGGAGAGGAAGATTTTTTTCCCAGATTTGGGTGATGAAATGATCTCACATATTGATCAAATAAGGATTACCCAGGACTGGAGTGAGGTCGCAGGGACTTGGAAGAATCGTGGGACATGGTTGTTTCTTGAGGTGGTTGAGGAAATTGAGCAAGAAAATTATATTCCAATTTCCATAAAGCAACTTTGGTATGATTTGCGAGAGAAAGACAATTTTCATAAGCTTGCCGAGTGGACTTCTTCTGATAAAGATTTATGGAAAAATTTGGTGTTAGAGGCAATTGATGATAACCTCAAAGTTGCTATGGATCATCTTTTCCAGGTAATAGGCCTTCCAGAAGGTGCATTGGGGCTGTTGGAGTCGGCAAAATCCTTGAATAATTGTTTAAATACGAGTGTTTTGACTGAGTCAAACATAACCTCCCATGAAGAAGCAGCATCTGTGATACCTCAGGTTTCATTGGTTTTGCCTTCTGATTGGGAGGAAAATTTTTCTGCTAACACAATCATTGAGGAAGATTTTTCCAGTCCCAATGCCAATAAAATTAACAGAAGTTCAAAATGCAGAAGATGGCTACCTGCTGGCATAGACCTTGTTCCTGGAGCTGAATTTTGCCCAAATGCAATTATAGAATATGCAAATATGTGGGGAAAAAGGCATCGAAGTGTAGATCTCCTTGTTGAAGTTCGTAAGCATCTTGCATATCTGAAGTGGAAAATTGAGTACTGCAGAGAAAGAATGATAAGACTTCGTTACATCTCACCTAATGGGAAGGTGTACTACTCTCTTCATGAAGTCtgtttaaatttaacaaaatctcATGCAGATATTCTTTCCTCAATGTCCCAAGCTGAGGGTACTAATCTTAGTTGCCCTGCTAATTCGCCTTCTGTTTTCAGTGCACAACCAACTGTGAGTCAGGATACTATTGTTTCTTCTCAGTCTGATGTAGTTGCTATGGAGCCTGAATATTGCCCTGAAGCAGCTGTGAACTGGTATAGATTTGGATGTGAGTTGAGATTTAGAAgcaagatgaagagagaagataTAGAACAAATGACCATGAAAGCAAAGAAGCATCTCTTAGCTTTGGGATGGAGTTTTCGGTATAGAATCCGCAATGGCAAGCGGGAGTTGCAATATTGTTCACCAGGAGGGAAATGCTATAATTCACTTCGAACAGCTTGCATGGGTTCTATAAATGAAAGAGATCCCAGGATTTGTGATTCTGCTAGTACACATTTTGAAAGGAAAACTGTCAGCAAGATAGCAGAGGGACAGTCAACCAGTGAGAAAATACCTACTGCATTGAATAAAATGCCGTTCCAGGATATTGAAAATTGTTCTTCTATGACATCTTGTATGTCAAAGTTAAGAAAAATcgaaaagaaaggaaaggaaaagtcATATCCTGCATGTTACTTGCATCAACAAAAAGCTAATGCAGATgatcaggacttcctcttagaGATGAGGGAAGGAAGGAAAACCAGACCTttgatcaaattaaaaaatactaaaagAGGTACTTGTCCTACTCATGTGTTCCGATCAAGCAAAAGGGTGCAGCACATTGTGGCTCCTAATCCCTCACATCAGAAGCCTCGGACCATCCTGTCTTGGTTGATAGATAATAATGTTGTTTTGCCGAGGGCAAAAGTGTATAACTATACTGCAAAGGGCAGGCATCCAATTACAGGTCGTATAAATCGTGATGGAATCAAGTGCAATTGTTGTGGGGAGGTTTATGGTCTAAATAACTTTGCATTTCATGTAAGTGGCAAGTACTGCAGACCAGCTATCAGCCTCTTTCTGGAAGATGGAAGGTCTCTATTAGATTGCCAGATGCAAATAATGCATCGTAACATGCAAAATTTTGCAGCAGAAACACTTGAAATATTCAAGGACAATTGTCATCAAAGTGAGAATGATCACATATGTTCTGTTTGTCATTATGGTGGTGAACTAATTTTATGTGATCAGTGTCCTTCCTCCTTCCATAAAAGTTGCCTTGGTATGGAG GCTGTTCCAGATGGAGATTGGTTCTGCCCATCGTGCTGTTGCAAAATTTGTGgccaaaataaactgaaaagagACACTGAACATATTTTGGATGATGATATGGTTCTTTGTTGTAATCAATGCGAGTGTAAAT ATCATGTTGGATGCCTAACGATTAGAAAGGAAGATGGCTGGGGATACTTCCCAAAACAAAATTGGTTTTGCAGTAAAAGTTGTGAAGTG ATTTTCTTCGGCCTACGTGAGCTTCTAGGAAAGCCAATTCCAGTGGGTTCAAACAATCTTACTTGGACATTGTTAAAATTCACCCAATCTGATAGTCAGAAACTCAATTGTCATGATATTGAGGCCCTGACAGAGATCTACAGCAAGCTTAGTGTTGCACTTGATGTGatgcatgaatgttttgagccTGTTGAAGAACCTCTCACCAAGAGAGATATTCTTCGAGATGTTATTTTCAGCAAGGA GTCAAAACTCAACCGTCTTAACTTTCGAGGATTCTATACAGTACTTCTGCAAAAGGATGATGAGTTTATTACAGTGGCCACTGTAAG CGGTGGTGGTGGAAGAGAATCATATGCTTTATCATGTTATCCTTTACACTTTGTAATAGTACGAAAAGCTTGA